From one Streptococcus oralis genomic stretch:
- a CDS encoding SemiSWEET family transporter, translating to MSEKQMKVLGWVATFMSVMMYVSYFPQIMNNLAGQKGNFIQPLVAAINCSLWVYYGLFKKERDIPLAAANAPGIIFGLVTAITALI from the coding sequence ATGTCTGAAAAACAAATGAAAGTTTTGGGTTGGGTAGCGACCTTCATGTCTGTTATGATGTATGTGTCTTACTTCCCACAAATCATGAACAACCTGGCTGGTCAAAAAGGAAACTTCATCCAACCCTTAGTCGCAGCCATCAACTGTAGCCTATGGGTTTATTACGGTCTTTTCAAGAAAGAAAGAGATATTCCCCTCGCGGCTGCTAATGCGCCAGGTATTATTTTTGGTCTGGTAACGGCTATCACAGCTTTGATTTAA
- a CDS encoding lipopolysaccharide assembly protein LapA domain-containing protein has protein sequence MLKKFNELSLKDKAYLIGGLSLLVIVISFGLLNRQTVTVSLVFTQLSAPLILVIFTCLVIGIIAGSAIGISYHHNKTQDLRSRIAEAEATINIKDRELVQYEEQVQQLKQEAKQ, from the coding sequence ATGCTAAAAAAATTTAATGAATTGTCACTGAAAGATAAGGCTTATCTAATTGGCGGTTTGAGCTTATTAGTCATTGTGATCTCATTTGGTCTACTCAATCGTCAAACAGTAACTGTCAGTCTTGTCTTTACACAACTATCTGCTCCCTTGATTTTGGTGATTTTTACTTGTCTAGTAATCGGGATCATTGCTGGTAGTGCTATTGGTATTAGCTATCACCATAACAAGACTCAAGATCTGAGAAGCCGCATTGCTGAAGCAGAAGCGACTATCAATATAAAAGACAGGGAGCTTGTCCAGTACGAGGAACAGGTGCAACAATTAAAACAGGAAGCCAAACAATAA
- a CDS encoding VOC family protein, with protein MNLNQLDIIVSDVPQVCADLERILDKKPDYVDDSFAQFTIGSHCLMLSQNHLIPLEDFQSGIILHIEVEDVDQNYQRLKELGIQVLNGPTVTDWGTESLLVKGPAGLVIDFYRMK; from the coding sequence ATGAATTTAAATCAATTAGATATTATCGTTTCAGATGTTCCCCAAGTTTGTGCTGACTTGGAGCGTATTTTGGATAAAAAGCCCGATTATGTTGATGACAGTTTTGCTCAGTTTACGATTGGCAGTCACTGTCTGATGTTGTCCCAAAATCATTTGATTCCTTTGGAAGATTTTCAGTCAGGAATCATTCTTCATATCGAGGTTGAGGATGTAGACCAGAATTACCAACGGTTGAAAGAACTTGGTATCCAGGTTTTAAACGGACCAACTGTAACCGATTGGGGAACAGAGTCCTTATTAGTTAAAGGGCCTGCTGGTCTAGTGATTGATTTTTATCGTATGAAGTAG
- the spxB gene encoding pyruvate oxidase: MTQGKITASAAMLNVLKTWGVDTIYGIPSGTLSSLMDALAEDKDIRFLQVRHEETGALAAVMQAKFGGSIGVAVGSGGPGATHLINGVYDAAMDNTPFLAILGSRPVNELNMDAFQELNQNPMYNGIAVYNKRVAYAEQLPKVIDEACRAAVSKKGPAVVEIPVNFGFQEIDENSYYGSGSYERSFIAPALNEVEIDKAVEILNNAERPVIYAGYGGVKAGEVITELSRKIKAPIITTGKNFEAFEWNYEGLTGSAYRVGWKPANEVVFEADTVLFLGSNFPFAEVYEAFKNTEKFIQVDIDPYKLGKRHALDASILGDAGQAAKAILDKVNPVESTPWWRANVKNNQNWRDYMNKLEGKTEGELQLYQVYNAINKHADQDAIYSIDVGDTTQTSTRHLHMTPKNMWRTSPLFATMGISLPGGIAAKKDNPDRQVWNIMGDGAFNMCYPDVITNVQYDLPVINVVFSNGKYAFIKDKYEDTNKHLFGCDFPNADYAKIAEAQGAVGFTVDRIEDIDAVVAEAVKLNKEGKTVVIDARITPHRPLPVEVLELDPKLHSEEAIKDFKEKYEAEELVPFRLFLEEEGLQSRAIK; encoded by the coding sequence ATGACTCAAGGGAAAATTACTGCATCTGCAGCAATGCTCAACGTATTGAAAACATGGGGTGTAGACACAATCTACGGTATCCCATCAGGAACACTCAGCTCATTGATGGACGCTTTGGCTGAAGACAAAGATATCCGCTTCTTGCAAGTTCGCCACGAAGAAACAGGTGCTCTTGCAGCGGTGATGCAAGCTAAATTCGGCGGCTCAATCGGGGTTGCAGTCGGTTCAGGTGGTCCAGGTGCGACTCACTTGATTAACGGTGTTTACGATGCAGCTATGGATAACACTCCATTCCTTGCTATCCTTGGATCACGTCCAGTTAACGAACTCAACATGGATGCCTTCCAAGAATTGAACCAAAACCCAATGTACAACGGTATCGCTGTTTACAACAAACGTGTCGCTTACGCTGAGCAATTGCCAAAAGTAATCGACGAAGCTTGCCGTGCTGCAGTTTCTAAAAAAGGTCCAGCTGTTGTTGAAATTCCAGTAAACTTCGGTTTCCAAGAAATCGACGAAAACTCATACTACGGTTCAGGTTCATACGAGCGTTCATTCATCGCTCCTGCATTGAACGAAGTTGAAATCGACAAAGCTGTTGAAATCTTGAACAATGCTGAACGTCCAGTTATCTACGCTGGTTACGGTGGTGTTAAAGCAGGTGAAGTGATTACTGAATTGTCACGTAAAATCAAAGCACCAATCATCACAACTGGTAAAAACTTTGAAGCCTTTGAATGGAACTACGAAGGTTTGACAGGTTCTGCTTACCGTGTTGGTTGGAAACCAGCCAACGAAGTGGTCTTTGAAGCAGACACAGTTCTTTTCCTTGGTTCAAACTTCCCATTTGCTGAAGTTTACGAAGCCTTCAAGAACACTGAAAAATTCATCCAAGTCGATATCGACCCTTACAAACTTGGTAAACGTCATGCCCTTGACGCTTCTATCCTTGGTGACGCAGGTCAAGCAGCGAAAGCTATCCTTGATAAAGTAAACCCAGTTGAGTCTACTCCATGGTGGCGTGCAAACGTGAAGAACAACCAAAACTGGCGTGATTACATGAACAAACTCGAAGGTAAAACCGAGGGTGAATTGCAATTGTATCAAGTTTACAATGCAATCAACAAACATGCTGACCAAGACGCTATCTACTCAATCGACGTAGGTGACACTACTCAAACATCTACTCGTCACCTTCACATGACACCTAAGAACATGTGGCGTACATCTCCACTCTTTGCGACAATGGGTATTTCCCTTCCTGGTGGTATCGCTGCTAAGAAAGACAATCCAGATCGCCAAGTATGGAACATCATGGGTGACGGTGCATTCAACATGTGCTACCCAGACGTTATCACAAACGTTCAATACGACCTTCCAGTTATCAATGTTGTCTTCTCAAATGGTAAATATGCCTTCATCAAGGACAAATACGAAGACACAAACAAACACTTGTTTGGTTGTGACTTCCCTAATGCTGACTATGCGAAAATCGCTGAAGCTCAAGGTGCTGTAGGATTTACAGTTGACCGTATCGAAGACATCGATGCAGTTGTTGCAGAAGCTGTTAAACTCAACAAAGAAGGTAAAACTGTTGTGATCGATGCTCGCATCACTCCACACCGTCCACTTCCAGTAGAAGTACTTGAATTGGATCCAAAACTTCACTCAGAAGAAGCAATCAAAGACTTCAAGGAAAAATACGAAGCAGAAGAACTCGTACCATTCCGCCTCTTCTTGGAAGAAGAAGGATTGCAATCACGCGCAATTAAATAA
- a CDS encoding heavy metal translocating P-type ATPase — MTEIIKANLENGVQKIRITADKGYHPAHIQLQKGVPAEITFHRVTPSNCYKEILFEEEGILEPIGVDEEKVIRFTPQELGQHEFSCGMKMQKGSYTVVEKTRKSLSLLQRFWITSIFTVPLVILMIGMSTGGISHQVMRWGTFLATTPIMLVAGGPYIQSAWASFKKHNANMDTLVALGTLVAYLYSLVALFTGLPVYFESAGFILFFVLLGAVFEEKMRKNTSQAVEKLLDLQAKTAEVLRDDSYVQVPLDQVKVGDLIRVRPGEKIAVDGVVVEGVSSIDESMVTGESLPVDKTVGDTVIGSTINNSGTLVFRAEKVGSETVLAQIVDFVKKAQTSRAPIQDLTDKISGIFVPAVVILGIVTFWVWFVLFRDSVVVLGASFVSSLLYGVAVLIIACPCALGLATPTALMVGTGRSAKMGVLLKNGTVLQEIQKVQTIVFDKTGTLTEGKPVVTDIIGDEVEVLGLAASLEEASQHPLAEAIVKRASEAGLEIQTVENFQALHGKGVSGQINGKQVLLGNAKMLDGMNISSTYQEKLEELEKEAKTVVYLAVDNEIKGLLALQDIPKENAKLAISQLKKRGLKTVMLTGDNAGVARAIADQIGIEEVIAGVLPEEKAHEIHKLQSAGKVAFVGDGINDAPALSVADVGIAMGAGTDIAIESADLVLTTNNLLGVVRAFDMSKKTFNRILLNLFWAFIYNVAGIPIAAGVFSGIGLVLNPELAGLAMAFSSVSVLTSSLLLNFSKID; from the coding sequence ATGACTGAAATTATAAAAGCAAATCTTGAAAATGGTGTTCAAAAAATCCGTATCACGGCAGACAAAGGCTACCATCCAGCCCACATTCAACTGCAAAAAGGAGTTCCTGCTGAGATCACCTTTCACCGTGTGACACCTTCAAACTGTTATAAGGAAATTCTGTTTGAAGAAGAAGGCATCTTAGAACCAATCGGCGTAGACGAAGAGAAAGTCATTCGTTTTACACCTCAAGAATTAGGTCAACATGAATTTTCTTGTGGTATGAAGATGCAAAAGGGAAGTTATACCGTAGTTGAGAAGACTCGAAAATCTCTATCACTTTTACAGCGTTTTTGGATTACTAGTATCTTTACTGTGCCTCTTGTAATCCTCATGATTGGAATGTCGACAGGAGGAATTAGTCACCAAGTCATGCGTTGGGGCACCTTTTTAGCCACAACACCGATTATGCTAGTAGCAGGTGGTCCTTATATCCAAAGTGCTTGGGCTAGTTTTAAAAAGCACAATGCCAACATGGATACCTTGGTTGCTCTGGGAACCCTAGTGGCCTATCTCTATAGCCTAGTTGCCCTCTTTACTGGACTTCCTGTTTACTTTGAAAGTGCTGGATTTATCCTCTTCTTCGTTCTTTTGGGAGCAGTTTTTGAAGAGAAAATGCGGAAAAATACTTCACAAGCTGTGGAGAAACTACTAGACTTGCAGGCTAAAACAGCAGAAGTCTTGCGTGATGATAGCTATGTTCAAGTTCCCTTGGACCAAGTCAAGGTAGGCGACCTGATTCGAGTGCGGCCCGGTGAAAAGATTGCAGTTGATGGTGTCGTAGTGGAAGGTGTGTCCAGCATAGATGAATCCATGGTGACAGGTGAGAGCTTGCCGGTAGACAAAACAGTTGGAGATACCGTCATTGGCTCAACCATCAATAATAGTGGAACCCTTGTTTTTAGGGCAGAAAAGGTTGGCTCAGAGACTGTTTTGGCTCAGATTGTGGACTTTGTGAAGAAAGCCCAGACCAGCCGAGCACCAATTCAGGATTTGACGGATAAGATTTCAGGGATTTTTGTACCAGCGGTTGTCATTTTAGGGATTGTGACCTTTTGGGTATGGTTTGTCTTGTTCAGGGATAGTGTAGTCGTGCTTGGAGCGAGCTTTGTCTCTTCTCTTCTCTATGGGGTGGCTGTTTTGATTATCGCTTGTCCTTGTGCACTAGGACTTGCAACACCAACGGCCCTTATGGTGGGGACAGGTCGCAGTGCCAAGATGGGGGTTCTCCTCAAAAATGGAACGGTTCTACAGGAAATCCAAAAAGTTCAAACTATTGTCTTTGATAAGACTGGGACTTTGACGGAAGGGAAACCTGTGGTAACAGATATCATCGGCGACGAAGTAGAAGTGCTTGGATTGGCAGCCTCCTTGGAAGAAGCTTCCCAACACCCACTGGCTGAGGCCATTGTCAAGCGAGCGAGTGAAGCTGGACTTGAGATTCAAACTGTGGAAAATTTCCAAGCCTTGCACGGAAAAGGTGTCTCAGGGCAAATCAATGGAAAACAAGTTCTGCTTGGAAATGCTAAAATGCTGGATGGCATGAACATTTCTAGCACTTATCAAGAAAAACTAGAAGAACTAGAAAAAGAAGCTAAGACAGTTGTCTACTTGGCTGTTGACAATGAAATCAAAGGCTTGCTTGCCCTGCAAGATATTCCCAAGGAAAATGCCAAGTTAGCCATCAGTCAGCTGAAAAAACGTGGACTTAAAACAGTCATGCTGACAGGGGATAATGCTGGCGTGGCGCGTGCTATTGCCGATCAGATCGGAATCGAAGAGGTCATTGCAGGTGTCTTGCCAGAAGAAAAAGCCCATGAAATCCATAAACTACAATCAGCTGGAAAAGTAGCCTTTGTTGGTGATGGTATCAATGACGCTCCTGCCCTCAGTGTAGCGGATGTCGGGATTGCTATGGGAGCTGGAACAGATATTGCCATCGAGTCAGCAGATTTGGTGTTGACAACTAATAACCTTCTAGGAGTGGTTCGTGCCTTTGACATGAGTAAGAAAACCTTTAATCGAATTCTGCTCAACCTCTTCTGGGCCTTTATCTACAATGTCGCCGGCATTCCGATTGCAGCAGGAGTCTTTTCAGGAATTGGTCTCGTTCTCAATCCAGAACTGGCTGGTCTAGCCATGGCCTTTAGTTCTGTATCTGTTCTGACTAGTTCACTCTTACTAAACTTTAGTAAAATAGACTAA
- a CDS encoding cupredoxin domain-containing protein yields MLNSIVTIICIALIAFILIWFFKKPEKSGQKAQQKKGYQEIRVEVKGGYTPELIILKKSVPARIVFDRKDPSPCLDQIVFPDFGVHADLPMGEEYVVEITPEQAGEYGFSCGMNMMHGKMIVE; encoded by the coding sequence ATGTTAAATAGTATTGTAACCATTATTTGTATTGCCCTTATCGCGTTTATCTTGATTTGGTTTTTCAAAAAGCCTGAAAAATCTGGACAAAAAGCCCAGCAAAAAAAGGGCTACCAAGAGATTCGAGTGGAAGTCAAAGGGGGATATACGCCTGAGTTGATTATTCTTAAGAAATCAGTGCCAGCCCGTATCGTCTTTGACCGTAAGGACCCTTCACCCTGCCTAGATCAGATTGTTTTCCCAGATTTTGGAGTGCATGCGGACTTGCCTATGGGCGAAGAGTATGTAGTGGAAATCACGCCTGAGCAGGCTGGAGAGTATGGTTTCTCTTGTGGCATGAATATGATGCACGGTAAGATGATTGTAGAATAG
- a CDS encoding CopY/TcrY family copper transport repressor — protein MQISDAEWQVMKIIWMQGEQTSTDLIRVLAERFDWSKSTIQTLLARLVEKECLTRKKEGKFFVYSALLTLDQSRDLLVQDIKDKVCSRRIKNLLADLIAECDFTQADLEDLEAVISEKKSSAVTEVKCNCM, from the coding sequence ATGCAGATTTCAGATGCAGAATGGCAGGTTATGAAGATTATTTGGATGCAAGGAGAGCAGACCAGTACGGATTTGATCAGGGTTCTGGCGGAGCGGTTCGACTGGTCCAAGTCGACCATTCAAACTCTTTTGGCTCGATTGGTAGAGAAAGAGTGTCTGACAAGGAAAAAAGAAGGCAAGTTCTTTGTCTATTCAGCCCTTTTAACTCTGGATCAAAGTCGAGACTTGCTTGTCCAAGATATCAAAGACAAGGTTTGTTCTCGTAGGATTAAGAACTTGTTGGCTGATTTGATTGCTGAATGTGATTTTACTCAGGCTGACTTGGAAGACTTAGAAGCTGTGATTTCTGAGAAGAAATCAAGCGCTGTAACAGAAGTAAAATGTAATTGTATGTAA
- the thiD gene encoding bifunctional hydroxymethylpyrimidine kinase/phosphomethylpyrimidine kinase has translation MTYLPVALTIAGTDPSGGAGIMADLKSFQARDVYGMAVVTSLVAQNTRGVQLIEHVSNQMLEAQLESVFSDIKPQAVKTGMLATTEIMEIIQPYLKKLDCPYVLDPVMVATSGDTLIDTSARSYLKTNLLPLATIITPNLPEAEEIVGFSIHDPEDMQRAGRLILKEFGPQSVVIKGGHLEGGAKDFLFTKEEQFVWESPRIQTCHTHGTGCTFAAVITAELAKGKTLYQAVDKAKAFITKAIQDAPQLGHGSGPVNHTSFKD, from the coding sequence ATGACTTATTTACCCGTTGCTCTGACCATTGCTGGGACAGACCCCAGTGGCGGTGCTGGCATTATGGCTGACTTAAAGTCGTTCCAAGCTAGAGATGTCTATGGAATGGCAGTTGTGACCAGTCTTGTCGCTCAAAATACAAGAGGCGTTCAATTAATCGAGCACGTCTCCAACCAAATGCTGGAAGCTCAATTGGAAAGTGTCTTTTCGGATATCAAGCCTCAGGCTGTAAAAACTGGGATGTTGGCAACTACTGAAATCATGGAGATCATCCAACCCTACCTTAAAAAGCTGGATTGTCCCTATGTGCTGGACCCTGTTATGGTCGCTACAAGTGGGGACACCCTGATAGATACTAGTGCGAGAAGCTACCTAAAAACAAACTTGCTTCCCCTTGCTACCATCATCACCCCCAATCTTCCTGAGGCAGAAGAGATTGTTGGTTTTTCAATCCATGATCCAGAAGACATGCAACGTGCTGGTCGCCTGATTTTAAAAGAATTTGGCCCTCAGTCTGTAGTTATCAAAGGTGGTCATCTTGAAGGTGGTGCCAAGGATTTCCTCTTTACCAAGGAGGAACAATTTGTCTGGGAAAGTCCACGAATTCAAACCTGTCACACCCATGGTACTGGATGTACTTTTGCTGCAGTGATTACGGCTGAACTAGCCAAGGGGAAGACCCTTTATCAGGCAGTCGATAAGGCCAAGGCCTTTATCACAAAAGCCATCCAAGACGCCCCTCAACTCGGTCATGGTTCTGGCCCAGTCAACCATACAAGTTTTAAAGATTAA
- the thiE gene encoding thiamine phosphate synthase → MNREAFRLYLVTNRYQDSLESFLEKVETACRSGVTIIQLREKNLTTNQYYQLAKQVKEITDAYQVPLIIDDRLDICLAVDAAGLHIGDDELPVSVARQVLGPEKILGVTAKTVKRALEAETSGADYLGTGAIFPTTTKENAPITLISTLKTICQMVAIPVVAIGGLTSENIDQLAATGIAGVAVVRDLMQAEDIEAKTQAFLTKLDDMIS, encoded by the coding sequence TTCCTTGGAAAGCTTTCTTGAAAAAGTTGAGACGGCCTGCCGTTCAGGTGTTACCATCATTCAATTACGAGAAAAAAATCTCACCACCAACCAATACTATCAGCTGGCAAAACAAGTCAAGGAAATAACAGACGCCTATCAGGTGCCCTTGATTATCGATGATCGGTTGGATATCTGTCTTGCAGTCGATGCTGCAGGTTTGCATATTGGCGACGATGAACTACCAGTTTCGGTTGCCCGCCAAGTATTGGGTCCTGAAAAAATCCTCGGTGTCACTGCTAAAACAGTAAAAAGAGCTCTTGAAGCAGAAACATCGGGTGCAGATTACTTGGGGACAGGAGCTATTTTCCCGACAACTACCAAAGAAAATGCACCTATCACCTTGATTTCAACCTTGAAAACCATTTGCCAAATGGTCGCCATTCCAGTAGTTGCTATTGGAGGCTTGACGTCAGAGAATATTGACCAACTTGCTGCAACTGGCATAGCTGGAGTAGCCGTTGTTCGTGATTTGATGCAGGCAGAAGATATAGAGGCAAAAACGCAAGCATTTTTAACAAAGCTGGATGACATGATTTCCTAA